The following are from one region of the Numenius arquata chromosome 23, bNumArq3.hap1.1, whole genome shotgun sequence genome:
- the NGFR gene encoding tumor necrosis factor receptor superfamily member 16: MAGLLPLLLLLLPAGPAWASKDKCFTKMYTMSGECCKACNLGEGVVQPCGVNQTVCEPCLDSVTYSDTVSATEPCKPCTQCVGLQSMSAPCVESDDAVCRCAYGYYQDEPSGSCKECQVCEVGFGLVYPCRDNQDTVCEECPEGTFSSEANFVDPCLPCTTCEENEVMVKECTAISDAECRDLHPRWTTHTPSLVGSDSPEPITRDPFNTEVMPSTLADTVTTVMGSSQPVVSRGTADNLIPVYCSILAAVVVGLVAYIAFKRWNNCKQNKQGANNRPVNQTPSPEGEKLHSDSGISVDSQSLHDQQPPNQSTQGTAPKGDGNLYTTLPPSKQEEVEKLLGSSAEETWRQLAGELGYKEDLIDSFTREESPARALLADWSSKETATLDALLAALRKIQRGDIAESLYSESTATSPV; encoded by the exons ATGGCCGGgctcctgccgctgctgctgctcctgctgccggcG gGACCCGCCTGGGCCTCCAAGGACAAGTGCTTCACCAAGATGTACACGATGAGCGGGGAGTGCTGCAAAGCCTGCAACCTGGGAGAGGGGGTGGTACAGCCCTGCGGGGTCAACCAGACCGTCTGCGAGCCCTGCCTGGACA GTGTCACCTACTCGGACACGGTGAGCGCCACGGAGCCCTGCAAGCCCTGCACGCAGTGCGTGGGGCTGCAGAGCATGTCCGCCCCCTGCGTGGAGTCGGACGACGCCGTGTGCCGCTGCGCCTACGGCTACTACCAGGACGAGCCCAGCGGGAGCTGCAAGGAATGCCAGGTCTGCGAGGTCGGCTTCGGCCTCGTGTACCCCTGCCGGGACAACCAGGACACCGTCTGCGAGGAGTGTCCCGAGGGCACCTTCTCCAGTGAAGCCAACTTCGTggacccctgcctgccctgcaccACCTGCGAGGAGAACGAGGTGATGGTCAAGGAGTGCACGGCCATCTCGGATGCCGAATGCAGAG acCTTCACCCTCGCTGGACAACACACACGCCATCCCTGGTGGGCTCCGATAGCCCCGAGCCCATCACCAGGGACCCCTTCAACACCGAGGTGATGCCCAGCACCCTGGCAGACACCGTCACCACCGTCATGGGCAGCTCGCAGCCCGTCGTGAGCCGCGGCACCGCCGACAACCTCATCCCTGTCTACTGCTCCATCCTGGCGGCcgtggtggtggggctggtggcctaCATCGCTTTCAAAAG GTGGAACAACTGCAAACAGAACAAGCAAGGGGCCAACAACCGCCCAGTCAACCAGACACCTTCTCCGGAGGGGGAGAAGCTGCACAGCGACAGTGGCATCTCGGTGGACAGCCAGAGCCTGCACGACCAGCAGCCACCCAACCAGAGCACCCAGGGGACAG CACCTAAGGGAGATGGGAACCTCTACACCACCCTGCCGCCCAGcaagcaggaggaggtggagaagctGCTGGGCAGCTCGGCGGAGGAGACGTGGAGGCAGttggctggggagctgggctACAAAGAGGACCTCATAGACTCCTTCACCCGGGAGGAATCGCCCGCCCGGGCTCTCCTGGCCGACTGGTCCTCCAAGGAGACGGCCACCCTCGACGCCCTGCTCGCTGCCCTGCGCAAGATCCAGCGCGGGGACATCGCCGAGAGCTTGTACAGCGAGTCCACCGCCACCTCCCCCGTCTGA